A single region of the Actinoplanes sp. SE50/110 genome encodes:
- a CDS encoding ATP synthase F0 subunit C, which translates to MLLSEVVGSTAAIGYGLAAIGPGIGVGLVFSAYIQSTARQPESSRLTLPYVWIGFAVVEALALLGIAFGFIWAGK; encoded by the coding sequence ATGCTGCTCTCCGAAGTTGTTGGTAGCACCGCCGCCATCGGTTACGGTCTCGCTGCCATCGGCCCGGGTATCGGTGTCGGTCTCGTCTTCTCGGCCTACATCCAGTCGACCGCCCGCCAGCCGGAGTCGTCCCGCCTGACCCTGCCGTACGTCTGGATCGGCTTCGCGGTCGTCGAGGCGCTCGCTCTGCTGGGCATCGCGTTCGGCTTCATCTGGGCCGGCAAGTAA
- a CDS encoding AtpZ/AtpI family protein, with translation MTGQEPPHDKRGDEGPTPPDSGAGMTAVTYLIAGMLVWGGIGWLVDHYVGTEGIFAGIGAVLGIGLGVYLIVRRLGA, from the coding sequence ATGACCGGCCAAGAACCTCCCCACGACAAACGCGGTGACGAAGGCCCCACCCCGCCCGATTCCGGTGCGGGCATGACGGCAGTCACCTACCTCATCGCGGGCATGTTGGTCTGGGGTGGGATCGGGTGGCTGGTCGACCACTACGTCGGAACTGAGGGCATCTTCGCCGGCATCGGCGCGGTCCTCGGCATCGGCCTAGGTGTGTACCTCATCGTGCGCCGGCTCGGCGCCTGA
- the atpB gene encoding F0F1 ATP synthase subunit A: MTGRAMVIVQSAVLAAEFPPSVEDFYLPSILPWGAESNYWFTKITVLVWIAVAAIIVFFLAAYRKPQLVPTKKQWLAESIYGFVRNNVAIDMIGPRGVNFAPYLTTLFMFIIVNNFFGILPFVQLSPNSHIAFPAFLAVISYVMFIYVGARKHGFFKYLKHALIPPAPWFILPLLIPIEFFSNFLVRPFSLAVRLFANMFAGHMLLLVFTLGGFAMISANGFLAPVSILSWALSIALTFLEFLVICLQAYVFTVLTASYVQGALADGH, encoded by the coding sequence CTGACAGGAAGGGCCATGGTGATCGTTCAGTCGGCGGTCCTCGCGGCAGAGTTCCCGCCCAGCGTCGAGGACTTCTACCTGCCCAGCATCCTGCCGTGGGGCGCGGAGAGCAATTACTGGTTCACCAAGATCACGGTGCTCGTCTGGATCGCGGTGGCGGCGATCATCGTCTTCTTCCTGGCCGCGTACCGGAAGCCGCAGCTGGTCCCGACCAAGAAGCAGTGGCTCGCCGAGAGCATCTACGGCTTCGTGCGGAACAACGTCGCGATCGACATGATCGGTCCGCGCGGGGTCAACTTCGCGCCGTACCTCACCACGCTGTTCATGTTCATCATCGTGAACAACTTCTTCGGCATCCTGCCGTTCGTGCAGCTCTCGCCGAACTCGCACATCGCGTTCCCGGCGTTCCTCGCGGTCATCAGCTATGTGATGTTCATCTATGTCGGCGCCCGGAAGCACGGCTTCTTCAAGTACCTGAAGCACGCGCTGATCCCGCCGGCCCCGTGGTTCATCCTGCCGCTGCTGATCCCGATCGAGTTCTTCTCGAACTTCCTGGTCCGCCCGTTCTCGCTGGCCGTCCGTCTGTTCGCCAACATGTTCGCCGGGCACATGCTGCTGCTGGTGTTCACGCTCGGCGGGTTCGCGATGATCAGCGCCAACGGCTTCCTCGCCCCGGTGTCGATCCTGTCCTGGGCGCTGAGCATCGCGCTGACCTTCCTCGAGTTCCTGGTGATCTGTCTCCAGGCCTACGTCTTCACGGTGCTGACGGCGAGCTACGTCCAGGGCGCGCTCGCCGACGGGCACTGA
- a CDS encoding F0F1 ATP synthase subunit B, with product MLTYLAEGAAKTPNPILPAWQEIVVGTVAFIVLCFVLMKFVFPQMEKTFRARVDAIEGGIKRAEAAQAEANELLEQYRAQLAEARTEAARIRDEARADAEGIRQDVLAKAREESDRIIAAGNEQLANQRESIVRELRAEVGTLAVDLAGKIVGEALADEARTRGTVERFIADLDAAGTAGGR from the coding sequence ATGCTCACGTATTTGGCTGAAGGGGCCGCGAAGACGCCGAACCCGATCCTTCCTGCCTGGCAGGAGATCGTCGTCGGGACGGTCGCGTTCATCGTGCTCTGCTTTGTCCTGATGAAGTTCGTCTTCCCGCAGATGGAGAAGACGTTCCGCGCTCGCGTGGACGCGATCGAGGGCGGCATCAAGCGTGCCGAGGCCGCCCAGGCGGAGGCGAACGAGCTGCTCGAGCAGTACCGCGCGCAGCTCGCCGAGGCCCGGACCGAGGCCGCCCGCATCCGCGACGAGGCCCGGGCCGACGCCGAGGGCATCCGGCAGGACGTGCTGGCCAAGGCTCGCGAGGAGTCGGACCGCATCATCGCGGCCGGCAACGAGCAGCTGGCCAACCAGCGCGAGTCGATCGTCCGGGAGCTCCGTGCCGAGGTCGGGACGCTGGCCGTGGACCTGGCCGGCAAGATCGTCGGTGAGGCGCTGGCCGACGAGGCCCGCACCCGTGGCACCGTCGAGCGCTTCATCGCGGACCTCGACGCCGCCGGCACGGCGGGCGGGCGCTGA